The following proteins come from a genomic window of Malus sylvestris chromosome 4, drMalSylv7.2, whole genome shotgun sequence:
- the LOC126617626 gene encoding F-box protein PP2-A12-like isoform X1 produces the protein MGSSFSSVSKSENPVVVLSLPSKPGLGDLPESCAALILGYLDPPEICKLANLNRAFRGASWADFIWESKLPSNYQTIVGKVFGDGLENLGKRDVYTRLCQPNSFDDGTKTVWLDKSTGSVCLSISSKGLAITGIDDRRYWNHIPTEESRFCSVAYLQQIWWFEVDGEVEFPFPVGTYSLFFRLQLGRSSQKRFGRRVCNIEHVHGWDIKPVRFQLWTSEGHYASSQCFLTEPGKWNYYHVGDFVVEKPNASTKIKLCMTQIDCTHTKGGLCLDSVLIYPSEFRERLKHF, from the exons ATGGGTTCCAGTTTCTCCTCTGTCTCCAAATCGGAAAACCCAGTTGTAGTCCTATCGTTGCCATCGAAACCCGGTCTCGGCGATCTTCCGGAGAGCTGCGCGGCGCTGATTCTGGGGTATTTGGATCCGCCGGAGATTTGCAAATTGGCGAATCTGAATCGGGCGTTTCGCGGCGCTTCTTGGGCTGATTTCATTTGGGAATCGAAATTGCCGTCGAATTATCAAACTATTGTGGGTAAAGTGTTCGGAGATGGATTGGAAAATCTGGGTAAGAGAGATGTTTATACGAGGCTTTGTCAGCCTAATTCTTTCGATGATGGTACCAAG ACAGTTTGGCTGGATAAAAGTACAGGATCGGTTTGCCTGTCAATTTCGTCGAAGGGATTAGCAATTACCGGCATTGATGATCGAAGATATTGGAATCATATTCCAACTGAAGAATCTAG ATTTTGCTCAGTTGCATATCTTCAGCAAATATGGTGGTTTGAAGTTGATGGGGAAGTTGAGTTCCCGTTTCCTGTCGGGACATACAGCCTATTCTTCAGGTTGCAGCTGGGACGGTCTTCTCAGAAGAGGTTTGGTCGCCGAGTTTGCAACATTGAGCATGTCCACGGTTGGGACATAAAACCTGTGAGGTTCCAGCTTTGGACTTCAGAAGGTCACTATGCCTCGTCTCAATGCTTTTTAACCGAACCTGGAAAATGGAATTACTACCATGTTGGGGACTTTGTTGTGGAGAAGCCGAATGCATCAACGAAGATTAAACTCTGTATGACCCAGATTGATTGCACCCACACCAAAGGCGGTCTCTGTTTAGACTCTGTACTTATATACCCTAGCGAATTTAGAGAAAGGCTAAAGCATTTTTAG
- the LOC126617626 gene encoding F-box protein PP2-A12-like isoform X3 yields MGSSFSSVSKSENPVVVLSLPSKPGLGDLPESCAALILGYLDPPEICKLANLNRAFRGASWADFIWESKLPSNYQTIVGKVFGDGLENLGKRDVYTRLCQPNSFDDGTKTVWLDKSTGSVCLSISSKGLAITGIDDRRYWNHIPTEESRSSMPKIKKNLWQSRFFEILLSCISSANMVV; encoded by the exons ATGGGTTCCAGTTTCTCCTCTGTCTCCAAATCGGAAAACCCAGTTGTAGTCCTATCGTTGCCATCGAAACCCGGTCTCGGCGATCTTCCGGAGAGCTGCGCGGCGCTGATTCTGGGGTATTTGGATCCGCCGGAGATTTGCAAATTGGCGAATCTGAATCGGGCGTTTCGCGGCGCTTCTTGGGCTGATTTCATTTGGGAATCGAAATTGCCGTCGAATTATCAAACTATTGTGGGTAAAGTGTTCGGAGATGGATTGGAAAATCTGGGTAAGAGAGATGTTTATACGAGGCTTTGTCAGCCTAATTCTTTCGATGATGGTACCAAG ACAGTTTGGCTGGATAAAAGTACAGGATCGGTTTGCCTGTCAATTTCGTCGAAGGGATTAGCAATTACCGGCATTGATGATCGAAGATATTGGAATCATATTCCAACTGAAGAATCTAG GTCAagcatgccaaaaataaaaaagaatttgtGGCAATCTCGTTTTTTCGAG ATTTTGCTCAGTTGCATATCTTCAGCAAATATGGTGGTTTGA
- the LOC126617626 gene encoding F-box protein PP2-A12-like isoform X2: MGSSFSSVSKSENPVVVLSLPSKPGLGDLPESCAALILGYLDPPEICKLANLNRAFRGASWADFIWESKLPSNYQTIVGKVFGDGLENLGKRDVYTRLCQPNSFDDGTKTVWLDKSTGSVCLSISSKGLAITGIDDRRYWNHIPTEESRSSMPKIKKNLWQSRFFERYFLSALERTGGRIL, encoded by the exons ATGGGTTCCAGTTTCTCCTCTGTCTCCAAATCGGAAAACCCAGTTGTAGTCCTATCGTTGCCATCGAAACCCGGTCTCGGCGATCTTCCGGAGAGCTGCGCGGCGCTGATTCTGGGGTATTTGGATCCGCCGGAGATTTGCAAATTGGCGAATCTGAATCGGGCGTTTCGCGGCGCTTCTTGGGCTGATTTCATTTGGGAATCGAAATTGCCGTCGAATTATCAAACTATTGTGGGTAAAGTGTTCGGAGATGGATTGGAAAATCTGGGTAAGAGAGATGTTTATACGAGGCTTTGTCAGCCTAATTCTTTCGATGATGGTACCAAG ACAGTTTGGCTGGATAAAAGTACAGGATCGGTTTGCCTGTCAATTTCGTCGAAGGGATTAGCAATTACCGGCATTGATGATCGAAGATATTGGAATCATATTCCAACTGAAGAATCTAG GTCAagcatgccaaaaataaaaaagaatttgtGGCAATCTCGTTTTTTCGAG AGGTATTTCCTTTCTGCTCTTGAAAGGACAGGAGGGAGGATTCTATAA
- the LOC126617624 gene encoding lysophospholipid acyltransferase 1-like: protein MALEMESMAAGIGVSVSVLRFLLCFVATIPVSFIWRLVPSPPAKHLYAAASGALLSYLSFGFSSNLHFLVPMLLGYASMVFARNHCGIITFVLGFGYLIGCHVFYMSGDAWKEGGIDATGALMVLTLKVISCAINYNDGVLKEEGLRESQKKNRLIKLPSLIEYFGYCLCCGSHFAGPVYEIKDYLDWTEGKGIWSHSEKGPSPSPYGATIRALLQAAFCMALYLYLVPKFPLSRFTEAIYQEWGFWKRLSYQYMSGFTARWKYYFIWSISEASIILSGLGFSGWTESSPPKPRWDRAKNVDIIGVEFAKSSVQLPLVWNIQVSTWLRHYVYDRLVKPGKKPGFFQLLATQTVSAVWHGLYPGYIIFFVQSALMIAGSRVIYRWQQAVPPTMDVVKKILVFINFAYTVLVLNYSCVGFIVLSLRETLASYGSVHFIGTFLPVALILLSYVIKPPRPAKSKPRKEE, encoded by the exons ATGGCCCTGGAGATGGAATCCATGGCCGCCGGGATCGGCGTTTCGGTCTCGGTGCTCCGTTTCCTCCTCTGCTTCGTCGCCACCATCCCCGTCAGTTTCATCTGGCGACTCGTCCCCAGTCCACCCGCCAAGCACCTCTACGCCGCCGCTTCCGGCGCTCTCCTCTCTTACCTCTCCTTCGGATTCTCTTCCAACCTCCATTTCTTAGTCCCAATGCTCCTCGGCTATGCTTCCATGGTCTTCGCCCGAAACCATTGCGGAATCATTACCTTCGTACTGGGCTTCGGCTACCTCATCGGCTG CCATGTATTTTACATGAGTGGGGACGCATGGAAGGAAGGAGGAATTGATGCAACTG GGGCCTTAATGGTGTTAACACTGAAGGTCATCTCGTGTGCAATCAATTACAATGATGGGGTTTTGAAAGAGGAAGGTCTGCGTGAGTCTCAGAAGAAAAACCGGTTGATTAAGTTACCCTCCTTGATCGAGTACTTTGGCTACTGCCTCTGCTGTGGTAGTCACTTTGCTGGTCCAGTTTATGAAATAAAGGATTATCTTGACTGGACAGAAGGAAAAGGG ATATGGAGCCACTCAGAGAAAGGACCGTCTCCATCACCCTATGGAGCAACAATTCGAGCTCTTCTCCAAGCTGCATTCTGTATGGCCTTGTATTTATATTTGGTACCCAAATTTCCCTTGTCAAGATTTACTGAGGCCATATACCAAGAATGGGGGTTTTGGAAACGACTGAGCTACCAGTATATGTCTGGATTCACAGCAAGGTGGAAATATTATTTCATTTGGTCAATATCAGAGGCTTCTATCATTCTTTCTGGCCTCGGTTTCAGTGGCTGGACAGAGTCCTCACCACCAAAACCTCGATGGGATCGTGCAAAAAATGTTGATATTATAGGCGTTGAGTTTGCAAAGAGTTCAGTTCAGTTACCACTTGTTTGGAACATACAAGTCAGCACCTGGCTTCGCCATT ATGTTTATGATAGGCTTGTTAAACCTGGAAAGAAGCCTGGTTTCTTCCAGTTGCTGGCTACACAGACTGTCAGTGCTGTTTGGCAT GGCCTCTATCCTGGCTACATCATATTCTTTGTTCAGTCAGCGTTGATGATTGCTGGATCAAGAG TGATTTACCGATGGCAGCAAGCTGTACCTCCAACTATGGATGTTGTTAAGAAGATATTGGTGTTCATCAACTTTGCTTACACCGTCTTGGTTCTGAACTACTCCTGTGTTGGTTTCATT GTATTAAGCCTTCGTGAAACACTGGCCTCGTATGGAAGCGTGCATTTCATCGGAACCTTTCTTCCCGTAGCATTGATCCTACTGAGTTACGTAATAAAACCTCCAAGGCCTGCGAAATCAAAGCCCCGGAAGGAAGAGTGA